One window of Papaver somniferum cultivar HN1 chromosome 9, ASM357369v1, whole genome shotgun sequence genomic DNA carries:
- the LOC113311899 gene encoding uncharacterized protein LOC113311899, translated as MIIRADNEKSFVNKDVIDLLRQYNIRLHTSTPYYPKGNGKAEAKNKTLIQILSRTVLDHHREWHEQLSVALWAYRISKRSSTGASPYSLVYGEDAILPAEITIPSARVAMASHTTPDEISRFAHLETIEERITRAERFAEAYRKRASNYYNQSVKERAFKVDELVLKIAPHVQRNAGAGKFAANWEGSFMIRKVEESG; from the coding sequence ATGATAATTAGAGCAGACAATGAAAAATCGTTTGTAAACAAGGACGTGATCGACTTGCTCCGCCAATACAACATAAGGCTCCACACATCGACTCCCTACTATCCCAAAGGGAACGGGAAGGCGGAAGCAAAAAATAAGACGCTCATCCAGATCCTTAGTAGAACAGTGCTTGACCATCATAGAGAATGGCACGAACAATTGTCGGTGGCGCTCTGGGCATACAGGATTTCAAAGCGTAGTTCCACGGGAGCATCCCCTTATTCACTCGTCTACGGAGAAGATGCAATCCTGCCTGCGGAAATAACGATCCCATCTGCGAGAGTAGCAATGGCTAGTCACACCACACCCGATGAAATTAGCCGCTTCGCTCACCTAGAGACAATAGAGGAAAGGATAACACGAGCGGAAAGATTCGCGGAAGCTTACAGAAAGCGCGCATCTAACTATTATAACCAAAGCGTAAAAGAAAGAGCGTTTAAGGTGGATGAGTTGGTTTTAAAAATCGCACCACACGTACAAAGAAACGCCGGTGCTGGAAAGTTTGCCGCAAATTGGGAAGGCTCGTTTATGATAAGGAAAGTAGAAGAAAGCGGATAA